A region from the Branchiostoma floridae strain S238N-H82 chromosome 9, Bfl_VNyyK, whole genome shotgun sequence genome encodes:
- the LOC118423185 gene encoding cytochrome P450 2U1-like: MMSLRDFGLGKRSLEGTILEEARALGDEICQQDGGAFCISQMMQNAVSNVICSIVFGCRYEYDDKTFKELLKAMQRVVSAKLVEQLALWYRPVSILPGVRQPCQELKNSLAKLMDHIKERIQEHEETFNPNDIRDFIDAFLLESKQQETDDSPTFAEQQHATIVYQLFLAGTDTTSTTLRWALLYMILHPDIQEKVQQEIDSVLGPNQEPSMAHRSQMPYTEATLAEVLRLAPVVPLSVIHSTSNDTTFRSYNIPKNTSVLVNIWSVHHDPKLWPEPDKFDPTRFLDDAGKYVKRAEVITFSLGRRVCLGEQLARMELFLIFTALLQRFSFKLPEGVTKPSEEGIHGAVYQPVPFMMTAEPRE; the protein is encoded by the exons ATGATGAGTCTACGCGACTTCGGACTTGGCAAGAGAAGCTTAGAGGGGACGATTCTTGAAGAGGCACGAGCTCTGGGTGACGAGATCTGTCAACAAGATGGTGGCGCCTTTTGCATCTCTCAGATGATGCAGAATGCAGTTTCGAACGTCATCTGTTCAATCGTGTTCGGCTGCCGTTATGAGTATGACGACAAGACATTCAAAGAACTCCTCAAGGCCATGCAACGAGTTGTCTCTGCAAAATTGGTAGAACAATTGGCTCTATGGTACCGTCCAGTTAGTATCCTACCTGGAGTTCGCCAGCCCTGCCAAGAGCTAAAGAACAGTCTTGCTAAGCTTATGGATCACATCAAGGAAAGGATTCAGGAACATGAGGAAACTTTCAACCCGAATGACATCCGAGATTTTATCGACGCATTTCTTCTGGAATCTAAACAACAAGAGACAGACGACAGTCCTACCTTTGCCGAGCAACAGCATGCCACG ATCGTCTATCAACTGTTCCTGGCGGGTACTGACACAACATCTACCACCTTACGTTGGGCCCTGCTCTACATGATCCTCCATCCGGACATCCAGGAGAAAGTACAGCAGGAGATAGACAGCGTCCTGGGACCCAACCAGGAGCCGTCAATGGCACATCGTAGTCAG ATGCCCTACACGGAGGCTACCCTGGCGGAAGTGCTCAGGCTTGCACCCGTTGTGCCCCTAAGTGTTATTCACAGCACAAGCAACGACACAACATTCCGGAGCTACAACATCCCAAAG AACACGTCGGTGCTCGTGAACATCTGGTCAGTGCACCATGACCCCAAACTGTGGCCGGAGCCGGACAAGTTTGACCCCACTCGTTTCCTTGATGACGCCGGCAAATACGTCAAGAGAGCTGAGGTTATAACCTTCTCCCTCG gacGTCGTGTCTGTCTTGGTGAGCAGCTGGCCAGAATGGAGCTCTTCCTCATCTTCACAGCTCTGCTGCAGCGCTTCAGCTTTAAGCTGCCAGAGGGCGTCACTAAGCCATCGGAGGAAGGGATACATGGAGCAGTGTACCAACCCGTGCCATTTATGATGACGGCTGAACCAAGGGAATAA